One genomic region from Drosophila busckii strain San Diego stock center, stock number 13000-0081.31 chromosome 3R, ASM1175060v1, whole genome shotgun sequence encodes:
- the LOC108602832 gene encoding uncharacterized protein LOC108602832, with translation MPLESLIISLDPESKNINVLLVHLDEQEKKQCIKVTEDGLRWLQANYEQFVPLDDYVTLLSGSAPAFVKVNERATLLKLNPLSIEQQPLEEQISAVAIKPLPCQLTEAMSFKLRCNHCNLDLVSQRSFSCIRPVPKHSMQPNKVFFSENMRPLYPSQLYYGLNFIVVNACVLDSGYKRCNERIHCNRCLQQLGELLQFQPSALLFVDTICISNIRHLDLRMRKYIECPLQRLFRPLSATQLLLRLLQNATPNGPDQLRIFLKTVDEYGQLQYMLLRVDNRLRHLLRPKLSHSERRELLKEKNKALEQATQLMHVINVKSLLARCIRYNYFRNDEQLSAHDEMIQEWRKVGIPMLRIAHDMMMTLNRELQSNMYWVPELEHPLPAKTDGRLSYIIYSKN, from the coding sequence ATGCCATTGGAGTCGCTAATCATTTCGCTGGATCCTGAAAGCAAAAACATCAACGTATTGCTGGTGCACCTCGACGAGCAGGAGAAGAAGCAATGCATCAAAGTGACTGAGGACGGACTGCGCTGGCTGCAGGCGAACTATGAACAGTTTGTGCCGCTGGACGATTACGTCACGCTGTTGTCCGGATCGGCGCCAGCTTTTGTTAAAGTAAATGAGCGCGCAACGCTGCTGAAGCTCAATCCGCTGAGcattgagcagcagccgctggaGGAGCAGATCTCAGCTGTAGCAATCAAGCCGCTGCCATGCCAACTCACTGAGGCAATGTCCTTCAAACTGCGCTGCAATCACTGCAACCTGGACCTGGTCAGCCAacgcagcttcagctgcattAGACCCGTGCCCAAGCATAGCATGCAGCCCAACAAGGTGTTCTTCAGCGAGAACATGCGTCCGCTCTATCCCAGCCAGCTCTACTATGGCCTCAACTTTATTGTAGTCAATGCCTGCGTGCTCGACAGCGGCTACAAGCGTTGCAACGAGCGCATCCACTGCAATCGCTGCTTGCAGCAATTGggtgagctgctgcagttccAGCCGTCCGCGCTGCTCTTCGTGGACACCATTTGTATATCAAATATTCGGCATTTGGATTTGCGCATGCGTAAATATATCGAGTGTCCTTTGCAGAGATTGTTCAGGCCGCTGTCAGCgacgcagttgctgctgcgcttgctgcagAACGCCACGCCCAATGGCCCAGATCAGCTGCGCATCTTTCTCAAAACGGTCGATGAGTATGGCCAGCTGCAGTACATGCTGCTGCGTGTGGACAACAGGCTGCGGCATCTGCTACGTCCCAAGCTTTCGCACAGCGAACGCCGCGAGCTGCTCAAGGAGAAGAACAAAGCCTTGGAGCAGGCCACACAACTAATGCATGTGATCAATGTGAAGAGTTTATTGGCTCGCTGCATTCGATACAATTATTTTCGCAATGACGAACAGCTGTCGGCCCATGATGAGATGATACAAGAGTGGCGCAAAGTGGGGATTCCCATGCTGCGCATTGCCCATGACATGATGATGACGCTGAATCGCGAGCTGCAGTCCAACATGTATTGGGTGCCCGAGCTGGAGCATCCACTGCCAGCTAAGACAGATGGACGACTCAGCTACATTATCTACAGCAAgaattaa